The Natronoglycomyces albus genome has a segment encoding these proteins:
- a CDS encoding sigma-70 family RNA polymerase sigma factor: protein MAPVKDTNQLSRPSSSREDAGFNLTDVDFEETRPKTTSTYSGDSVRAYLNGIGKHRLLTAAEEVEHSKAIEAGLMAAHKMDLTENPRERRELNWIVAQGQTSKNIMLKSNLRLVVSVAKRYTGRGVSLLDLIQEGNLGLIRAVEKFDYLKGYKFSTYATWWIRQAITRAMIDQGRTIRIPAHTVEQIKRMNRARHELREVLGREPNNDELAAEIDVKPERILELVTYDREPVSLDQTVGDDESTSLGDLVAYMPNDVEGSEESSVTYALLRRQIQSALDSLPARERGVLRLRFGLDDGRQRTLEEVSADFGLSRERVRQIEKGALARLRQPDFAGHLADYVA, encoded by the coding sequence ATGGCTCCGGTCAAAGACACCAACCAGCTAAGCCGCCCGTCAAGCTCACGCGAAGACGCCGGATTCAACCTCACCGACGTCGATTTCGAAGAAACGCGTCCCAAAACCACCTCAACCTATTCCGGAGACTCCGTCCGTGCCTACCTCAACGGCATCGGCAAACACCGCCTCTTGACCGCCGCCGAAGAGGTCGAACACTCCAAGGCCATCGAAGCGGGCCTCATGGCAGCGCACAAGATGGATCTAACTGAGAACCCCCGCGAACGACGCGAACTCAATTGGATCGTCGCCCAAGGTCAGACGTCAAAGAACATCATGCTGAAGTCCAATCTGCGCCTTGTCGTCAGCGTCGCGAAGCGCTACACCGGCCGCGGCGTGTCGCTATTGGACTTGATTCAAGAGGGCAACCTCGGTCTCATCCGAGCAGTGGAGAAGTTCGACTACCTCAAGGGATACAAATTCTCCACCTACGCCACCTGGTGGATCCGTCAGGCCATCACTCGCGCCATGATCGACCAAGGTCGCACGATACGCATCCCGGCCCACACTGTGGAGCAGATCAAGCGCATGAACCGGGCCCGGCACGAGCTGCGGGAAGTGTTGGGCCGCGAGCCCAACAACGACGAACTCGCCGCCGAAATCGACGTCAAACCCGAGCGCATCTTGGAGCTGGTCACCTACGACCGGGAACCGGTTAGTCTCGACCAGACCGTCGGCGACGATGAGTCGACGTCGCTGGGAGATTTGGTCGCCTACATGCCCAACGACGTGGAAGGCTCCGAGGAGAGCTCCGTCACCTACGCCTTGCTACGCCGCCAGATTCAGTCCGCCTTGGACAGCCTTCCCGCCCGCGAACGTGGAGTGTTGCGCCTGCGATTCGGGCTCGACGACGGCCGTCAACGAACCCTAGAGGAGGTCTCGGCAGACTTTGGGCTCTCTCGTGAAAGGGTGCGCCAGATCGAAAAGGGGGCGCTGGCACGGCTGCGGCAACCCGATTTCGCCGGGCACTTGGCTGACTACGTCGCTTGA
- a CDS encoding trimeric intracellular cation channel family protein has product MDNSLVITIADLTGVAVFAASGATAAVTKRLDLFGVCVIGALTALGGGMIRDIVIGSTPPLFFADWRYPVTAMTVAVIVFWLHPAVNRMRISMLVLDAAGLALFTVIGTHKALDYGVPTLGACFIGVISGVGGGILRDVLTHEIPIVLQRDFYALASLGGAVIVVLGQHLDDDTGRMVIALGAAMSVFTVRLIALKYRWHAPKPRFHGGGENLYPGFVPLLNPRGFTEPFSGQASDLSSQCPVMRDRDTAKG; this is encoded by the coding sequence GTGGACAATTCACTGGTCATCACCATCGCCGATCTGACGGGCGTCGCGGTCTTCGCGGCGTCCGGGGCGACGGCGGCCGTCACCAAACGCCTGGACCTGTTCGGGGTGTGCGTCATTGGCGCACTCACCGCGTTGGGCGGCGGCATGATCCGTGACATCGTCATCGGCTCGACCCCGCCCCTTTTCTTCGCCGATTGGCGCTATCCGGTCACGGCGATGACCGTCGCTGTCATCGTCTTCTGGCTGCACCCGGCAGTCAACCGCATGCGGATCTCCATGCTCGTCCTAGACGCGGCGGGACTGGCTCTCTTTACCGTCATTGGCACCCACAAGGCCCTCGATTACGGGGTACCCACCCTCGGCGCGTGTTTCATCGGGGTCATCTCCGGCGTCGGTGGCGGCATCCTGCGTGACGTACTCACCCACGAGATCCCCATCGTCTTGCAACGCGACTTCTACGCGCTGGCCTCACTGGGTGGCGCGGTCATCGTAGTCTTGGGTCAACACCTCGACGACGACACGGGCCGAATGGTCATCGCCTTGGGCGCGGCGATGTCGGTTTTCACCGTCCGCCTCATAGCGCTCAAATATCGCTGGCACGCGCCCAAGCCACGATTCCACGGTGGAGGCGAAAATTTATATCCCGGGTTTGTGCCACTTCTGAATCCAAGGGGTTTCACCGAGCCTTTTTCAGGTCAAGCTAGTGATCTCAGTTCCCAGTGCCCCGTAATGCGGGATAGAGACACAGCGAAAGGTTGA
- a CDS encoding DUF3039 domain-containing protein yields MLDEQTETKPDYRYEDGDEERFSHYVPREKLMAAMVDGVPVKALCGKMWVPSRDPERFPICPACKEIFAKMKK; encoded by the coding sequence ATGCTCGATGAGCAGACGGAAACCAAACCGGACTACCGCTATGAGGACGGGGACGAGGAGCGCTTTTCGCACTATGTGCCTCGTGAGAAACTCATGGCGGCAATGGTGGACGGAGTGCCGGTCAAAGCACTGTGCGGCAAAATGTGGGTCCCCAGTCGAGACCCCGAGCGCTTCCCCATCTGTCCGGCGTGCAAAGAGATCTTCGCCAAAATGAAGAAGTAG
- a CDS encoding DUF3099 domain-containing protein has protein sequence MTRDKATPIITDVRVSPEEQRRARTTKYMIMMGIRVFAVVACGILVIVEAPLLWLWLTVGLVAMAVVPWLAVMLANDSQVKKDRRLFAKYKARSTASEPPALSDSEKPHRTIDAD, from the coding sequence ATGACTCGGGACAAGGCGACACCCATCATCACCGACGTCCGCGTCTCGCCGGAGGAGCAGCGACGCGCACGGACGACCAAGTACATGATCATGATGGGGATTCGCGTCTTCGCGGTCGTAGCCTGCGGCATTCTGGTCATCGTCGAGGCACCATTGCTGTGGCTGTGGCTTACCGTGGGCTTGGTCGCGATGGCGGTCGTCCCATGGCTGGCCGTGATGCTGGCCAACGATAGCCAGGTCAAGAAAGACCGGCGCCTGTTTGCCAAGTACAAGGCCCGTTCCACCGCCTCCGAGCCTCCCGCTCTGAGCGACTCGGAAAAGCCCCATCGCACGATCGATGCGGACTGA